The genomic DNA ttccagaaacaggctttgccaacgttcataagacttcctacgttggcatatacgtcagcgcgaactatcgcacgtccggcattacctgcccgaaaccggaagtgacgtcattttcgcgaaagggccttataagcctatgttggtgtttttaaaagacatgtttgactttatgcttttctgtatcgtttctgggatgcttagaactcaaattacactgttggaaatagtttattttgatgcattataatatttattttcatttttcctgtagtatataaaaattagtgtatctcaaaaataaaactatgaagacactcaaaataaatttctcgtggttggaaacttttgtatttacagttttgagggatacaccgcttaaattttttttaactagaaatatatgtaaaaaacaaaaaaacgattttcaatttttttgtagtttattgcactacaagtttttgcaatttatgtagttactatggacttaatgcatacatattattaaaatttgggctataacggttgtattgatatatggaaacttgaaatactcccacaaatggcactacagcatgtaaaaacataaagataagctctggcggacttggttctatggtaggtcttaaagggttaaatagcctgtggcaaatatattagtgttgtcttctcactatacatgctcttaactttatgcaagtaaataatatggtataaaaaaatgatatttttcgcaaagaaactccgtctcgtggtttgctgctgtacgtgcacccggatttgcgacatactttacggtaactcaaaacaaagactgcaccctcggcactcgctgtttacagactgcgtactttccagatgaccacaggtcaggtcgtatatcgtgatatatatcgttatcgtgatataaaataattcatatcgtgataaatattttttccatatcgcccagcactaatgcAAACCAAGCTGTGAGActtgatcagaggtgtgagcatcacagctttgtgtcaaagtaactgaggataaaacatgaagcagatgttcctgttctggctttttatagcagagaaccttcaaatattctgcagtagaacaaaaactgaagaaaaccgtgaatcaacatgtgaacatgagctggtGCTGCTGAAGGGAAGCAGAGTTACAgagtttgattacagacacagagtttgtaattcgggatcattttaaaaatgttacatttcttcgttattaaacagcagaaatgagactTTCTTGTTGGAAGTCagttcaattaaaaaaacaaacagtggccGACAGCAGACTGGTGCGTAACAatcaagcgaataatgcagaaaacagatttttagatgggaagCTGCTCAGGTCAATGAGTGACGCCGGCTCAACGCTGTGCTGCGTGTTTTTCCCGCTGAGCTGATGTAACGTACGTTTGCTCTGTCAGCGTGTCAGGATGGTGGTCCGTCGTGTTCGTTGCATTCCTGCAATATTTTAATTGATTTAACAAAATGTCAATAACTGTGTGACCATAGTAACTATAGTAACCACTGCGGTGTGTTGCAGCGCTCTGGAGGCTCTGATAAACTTCGCGTACAGCGGACACGTCGCCATCGACCAGCAGAACGTGCAGTCTCTCCTGATTGGTTCGAGcttcctgcagcttcagaacGTCAAAGACGCCTGCTGCTCCTTCCTGCAGGAGAGGTGAGTCCCACCCCGCCGCACACGCTCAGATCGCACGCTCCTCCGCCTCCTGGAGCTTACGTTTAGGCGAGCTAATGGCACGTTTGCTTGCAGGTTACACCCGAAGAACTGCCTCGGCGTGCGTCAGTTCGCCGAGACGATGATGTGCACGACGCTGTACGACTCGGCGAACAGCTTCCTGCACCAGCACTTTGTGGAGGTGTCACTGTCCGAGGAGTTCCTGGGCCTCAGGACGGAGGAGGTGCTGGAGCTCGTCGGCTGCGACGAACTCAACGTGAAGGCCGAAGAGCAGGTGAGTCCCCTCACGTAGGGCGGTGGCGTGAAGCGGCGACGCTGAGCCAgaattcttcttctgtggtctCTACCTGCCCAACCTTCATGGAAGCATCAGAGAACAGCTGTGACTTCATCATAGTCACTCACACAAGGTCACAGCACAGCTGTGCACGTAGAGCGCATCGGGGGAGacggtgacctttgacctgaaTGACAGGAAGAGAGCAGTCAGGAGAGCGgaaaccaaattaaaaaaaccaaaaataaaagcaggctGCTAAGCCCCGCCCTCGCAGAGTGACACTGTAGGGGCGAGCTTCAGGAACAGGTGATTGGGTCACAGCTGTCAGGTGTCCTTCAGAAAGGTAAACCTCGGCGGTAACTCAAGTGTGATGGACTCGACCGAGCCGTTGGCGAGCTTTAGCGGTTTACCTGTCACAGGTGTGCCACATACCAAGGCTCGCCTTTTGAGTCACGGCGTGAAAAATGAGCTCTTGTATTAAACCCACTGTGCTCCTCGTGTGGTACCTGTGCAGGTGTTTGAGGCGGTGCTGGCGTGGGTCCATCACGACCAGGACCGCAGGGAGACGCTGCTGCCCGAGCTGCTGTCAAAGGTGCGACTTCCTCTGTGTCGACCCGAGTTCCTGTCGGACCGCGTCCAGCAGGATGAGCTCATACGCTGCTGCCACAAGTGCAGGTGAGACGCAGCGAGGCCTCGGCTTCACGTCTTACCTGTGTGATCGTTTCTGGGCGGGGTTAACGTCtagctgtgtttcctgtcagggATTTGGTGGATGAAGCCAAGGATTTCCACCTGATGCCGGAGCGCCGCCCTCACCTGCCCACCTTTAAAACCAGGCAGAGGTGCTGTACGTCCATCACAGGGCTCATCTACGCGGTGGGAGGCCTCAACAGCTCAGGTACGCCGCTCACCTGAGGCAGCGTGTCTGCACGCTCCGTGCAGCTGACACACTCTTCTTCTCCCGCAGGTGACTCCTTAAATGTCGTCGAGGTGTTCGATCCAATTGGAAACTTCTGGGAGCGCTGCCAGCCAATGAGGACAGCTCGCAGCAGGGTGGGTGTGGCCGTCGTTAACGGGCTGCTGTATGCCATTGGGGGATACGACGGCCAATCGCGGCTCAGCACAGTGGAGGTTTACAACCCCGAGACGGACAGCTGGACGCGCGTGTCGAGCATGAACAGCCAGCGCAGGTCAGTACGCCGATCGATACGCTGATCAACACTGTGATCAATAAACCCCGCTGATGTAATGAGCTGTGTTGTCATCCTCAGCGCCATGGGAACGGTTGTGATTGATGGGCGGATCTTCGTGTGCGGCGGCTACGATGGAAAGTCGTCTCTGAACTCGGTGGAGTGCTACTCCCCGGAAGCAGACAGGTGAGGAGTCATTCCACCTTAAATCCTTCAATTCTGTGTAACCCGAGCATTACGGCTAACAGCGTGATCAGTGAGGGCGGGTCATGTGACCTGCTGCTTCCTCAGTAGGAGTGGCTTTAAAAGTAAAATCTTTGTTTGATTATTGTGACATCGACTCATTGAAtcagttttaaatatattttgtgaCCTTGTGACGCCGCATTCTGACCTTAGACGAGATGGCGGACCCGCGAAAGAATGAAGATGGCGCGAGAAAGCCGTCCTGGCTCACCTTGAGCATGCTCAGATCTCAGCTCAGGTCGGCGTCCTCGTTAACATGGCGGTGCTTATGTTACGGTTCTCTCCAGGTGGACTGTGGTGACAGAGATGAGCGCGAGCCGCAGCGCCGCGGGCGTGACGGTTTTTGATGGCCGGATCGTTGTCTCGGGCGGCCATGACGGTCTCCAGATCTTCAACACAGTAAGTTTTAGGGCGGAGCCTAAAACTGAGGGGTGGGAACATTACCTGTATGTTACCTGTAGTTTTACACGACGTCTGTTTATCTCTGAGTTTTTGCTCCGCCCCTGCAGGTGGAGTACTACAACCACCACACTAACCGCTGGCACCCGGCCGCACCGATGCTGAACAAGCGATGCCGTCATGGGGCGGCGGCGCTCGGCAGCCACATGTACGTGGCGGGGGGGTATGACGGTTCGGGCTTCCTGAGCGGCGCCGAGGTGTTCAGCTCAGCATCTGCACAGTGGAGCCTCCTGGTGGCCATGAACACGCGGCGCAGCCGGGTGTCTCTGGTGTCCACATCGGGGCGTCTGTACGCCGTAGGCGGGTACGACGGACAATCCAATCTCAGCTCCGTGGAGATGTACAACCCCGACACGAACCGCTGGTCCTTCATGGCACCCATGGTGTGCCACGAGGGGGGCGTAGGCGTGGGCTGCATCCCCTTGCAGCCTGCCTAAACCACCTATCACAGCCCGAGGACTCGTGATTTACTGACGGCAGCAGGCGGGAGCGCACCCCGCGGCGGCGTCCCTGCAGCTCTATCGGTACGATGGCTGTGCTCAGGCTTGCAAAATGACGCCGCACCTGCGGGATCATGGGAAAACCTGTAGAGCTAGCAGCAGAGGCTAGCTGCTAACATTATTCTGTTAGCGTGTGTGGAACAATTGATTACTGATTATTGATTACTGATTTCTTACTGGATGGACACAAGCAACAGGAAGTGACTTCCTCCCAAACAAACCAAGCTGCTGACTCAGACAGGAAGTCCTTCCTTAACAGTTTCTCGAACTGTTTGTCGATCAGCTGTAATCGATGGGAGCGATCGATACAAAACGCCAGCAACACATGAACCCCGCCCTCTGCAGGCTGCACAGGAAGCTCGTTTGAGGAACGTGTTGCGCCCCCGGAGATATTAATAAGCTCATTGTCATGTGACAAAACATGGTTCTCCAGCTTtccacaggaagtgatgtcatgtAGCGCGCAGTCTTTAACGTTTCTTTCGCTGCGATGCACAGGCGGGCTGCAGATACCTGCTGCCGCTCGGCTGATGCATCTGAAACGCTCCTCAAAGTGTCACCCGATATGGCAGTAACCAATGAGGGTCCGTGTGGTGGTTGCCCCGCCCCTCCAGAGCGATTGGCTGGATGGGGTGTGGCATCATTTGCGCCAGCCGTGGTGGACACGCCCCCTCACTTATCGACATCTGCATTTGCGTCAGCGGATAAGCGATGGAGCACGCTCAGTAGACAGGCGTATGTTGAACAGCTGGAGGTGGGGCTTAGCGCACTCTGGGGGCATCGCACTCTGATTGGCCGCAGCCTGCAGAGAGCGGTCCAGTCGATCGTGTCATTGATCTCCGTGCTTAGAATCCGTCAGTCACTGTTTACTTCCTGCTGATCTCTGATTGGACGCTTAGCCTCATCATCAGTGGGTTTTATTTGTATTGATTAACTTAtgattgatttgttttgttgtggATCAATAAAGAGAAATTTGgttaataaa from Pelmatolapia mariae isolate MD_Pm_ZW linkage group LG18, Pm_UMD_F_2, whole genome shotgun sequence includes the following:
- the klhl18 gene encoding kelch-like protein 18 isoform X1, with the translated sequence MFTNDMVECKQDEILMQGMDPSALEALINFAYSGHVAIDQQNVQSLLIGSSFLQLQNVKDACCSFLQERLHPKNCLGVRQFAETMMCTTLYDSANSFLHQHFVEVSLSEEFLGLRTEEVLELVGCDELNVKAEEQVFEAVLAWVHHDQDRRETLLPELLSKVRLPLCRPEFLSDRVQQDELIRCCHKCRDLVDEAKDFHLMPERRPHLPTFKTRQRCCTSITGLIYAVGGLNSSGDSLNVVEVFDPIGNFWERCQPMRTARSRVGVAVVNGLLYAIGGYDGQSRLSTVEVYNPETDSWTRVSSMNSQRSAMGTVVIDGRIFVCGGYDGKSSLNSVECYSPEADRWTVVTEMSASRSAAGVTVFDGRIVVSGGHDGLQIFNTVEYYNHHTNRWHPAAPMLNKRCRHGAAALGSHMYVAGGYDGSGFLSGAEVFSSASAQWSLLVAMNTRRSRVSLVSTSGRLYAVGGYDGQSNLSSVEMYNPDTNRWSFMAPMVCHEGGVGVGCIPLQPA
- the klhl18 gene encoding kelch-like protein 18 isoform X2, with amino-acid sequence MGDVLCEELEDLVHFSVHDLPARGYVVMEEIRRQGKLCDVTLKVGDHKFSAHRIVLAASIPYFHAMFTNDMVECKQDEILMQGMDPSALEALINFAYSGHVAIDQQNVQSLLIGSSFLQLQNVKDACCSFLQERLHPKNCLGVRQFAETMMCTTLYDSANSFLHQHFVEVSLSEEFLGLRTEEVLELVGCDELNVKAEEQVFEAVLAWVHHDQDRRETLLPELLSKVRLPLCRPEFLSDRVQQDELIRCCHKCRDLVDEAKDFHLMPERRPHLPTFKTRQRCCTSITGLIYAVGGLNSSGDSLNVVEVFDPIGNFWERCQPMRTARSRVGVAVVNGLLYAIGGYDGQSRLSTVEVYNPETDSWTRVSSMNSQRSAMGTVVIDGRIFVCGGYDGKSSLNSVECYSPEADRWTVVTEMSASRSAAGVTVFDGRIVVSGGHDGLQIFNTVEYYNHHTNRWHPAAPMLNKRCRHGAAALGSHMYVAGGYDGSGFLSGAEVFSSASAQWSLLVAMNTRRSRVSLVSTSGRLYAVGGYDGQSNLSSVEMYNPDTNRWSFMAPMVCHEGGVGVGCIPLQPA